A genomic window from Caldicellulosiruptor kronotskyensis 2002 includes:
- a CDS encoding glycosyltransferase: protein MNKEVCAIVVTFNRERLLIENIESLLKQTLKLKWIIIVDNNSQGYKEVKEKYFRYGRKSEFSQVILHKFKQDVEEILYDDTKETEFLYVRLNNNKGGAGGFKIGISIALETKCDWFWLLDDDVESQEDCLEKLFKYTEISECIHPRRVYYDNTECLWEGGLDIVTGLRYSLDDISFKNGKPFCVVNVGCFEGMLISRGMVERIGLPDERFFIVDDDTIYGFLASLYTNVLYVRDAVIIKKIKKLNYELEPVFVYYYLRNYKLKLQYMDEYFSKYTFVRKVFFYFSIFKFVIQTFFNKRPFLLKYIIKALIDSKKSKFGKGL, encoded by the coding sequence TTGAATAAAGAGGTTTGTGCAATTGTTGTAACTTTCAACAGGGAAAGACTTTTAATAGAAAATATAGAATCTCTTTTAAAACAGACTTTAAAATTAAAATGGATTATTATTGTCGACAATAATTCGCAAGGATATAAAGAAGTAAAGGAAAAATATTTCAGATACGGAAGAAAAAGTGAGTTTAGTCAAGTTATTTTACATAAGTTCAAACAAGATGTAGAAGAAATATTATATGATGATACAAAAGAAACAGAGTTTTTATATGTCAGATTAAATAACAATAAAGGAGGAGCAGGGGGTTTTAAGATAGGAATCTCGATAGCTTTGGAAACAAAATGTGACTGGTTTTGGTTGCTTGATGATGACGTTGAATCTCAGGAAGACTGTTTAGAAAAGCTATTTAAATATACTGAAATTTCAGAGTGCATTCATCCTCGACGAGTTTATTATGATAACACCGAATGTCTATGGGAAGGTGGATTGGATATTGTGACAGGATTAAGATATTCTTTGGATGACATTTCTTTTAAAAATGGAAAGCCTTTTTGTGTAGTAAACGTAGGGTGTTTTGAAGGTATGCTGATTAGCAGAGGCATGGTAGAGAGAATTGGATTACCAGATGAAAGATTCTTCATTGTAGATGACGATACGATATATGGTTTTTTAGCTAGTTTATATACTAATGTTTTATATGTAAGGGATGCAGTGATAATAAAAAAAATTAAAAAGTTAAACTATGAACTCGAACCTGTTTTTGTTTATTATTATTTGCGAAATTATAAGCTAAAGCTTCAATATATGGATGAATATTTTTCAAAATATACGTTTGTAAGAAAAGTCTTTTTTTATTTTTCTATTTTTAAATTTGTCATTCAAACATTCTTTAATAAGCGACCTTTTTTACTAAAATACATTATTAAAGCTCTAATAGATTCTAAAAAGAGTAAATTTGGAAAGGGGTTATAA
- a CDS encoding O-antigen ligase family protein encodes MKSKENNKRAITYDKMIRILLAIFIYFSFLLYPMGGLYIGYERLKLYVIEMVLFCIFLTITMNREIFKFIKEILLYKTKRKDKIGLLLIWNILLYISWACLSLLWSNDKVSTLVSLSKLVVMIYFSFCVLIYMNYYGVQAAKVILGSLLITVVLLLGIKIYKIINVLGTSYFLMMLKTKQVQSGNPIYSLFIYKVFATPPLGNSQNVTDSLIISYIGISILVYLQYKDNLNVRFYKFLLVSTAVIGTMQLYIGISKTAFLSLCLLIFFLLIGYLIYKEKSILYLGCILIFINSLILLLNPFNIRNAVTERFSVLTTLKLSRVEEQKTQREDVSITSRLELWKEALKIFENHKVCGSGYRSNKALYLRKYKVDNPHNIYLQTLSELGIIGFTFLVSIIIGWLLLAIKAIRKNQYILLCIGLIFIYFFRGLNGWQFEELDIWLLMFLAIYLYVKYFTIKIYKDRRTGYERCSCFNSSL; translated from the coding sequence TTGAAATCTAAAGAAAACAATAAGAGGGCAATTACATATGACAAAATGATAAGAATTTTATTGGCAATATTTATCTATTTCTCTTTTTTATTGTATCCAATGGGTGGTTTATATATAGGTTATGAAAGGTTGAAACTGTACGTTATTGAAATGGTTTTATTTTGTATTTTTCTAACAATAACAATGAATAGAGAAATTTTTAAATTTATTAAAGAGATTTTACTCTACAAAACAAAAAGAAAAGATAAAATAGGTTTGCTTTTAATTTGGAACATTTTGTTATATATAAGTTGGGCGTGTTTGAGCTTATTATGGTCAAATGATAAGGTTTCAACTTTGGTAAGTTTATCAAAGCTAGTAGTTATGATTTATTTTTCTTTCTGTGTTTTGATATATATGAATTATTATGGGGTTCAAGCAGCAAAAGTAATTTTAGGTTCTTTGCTTATAACTGTAGTATTATTGTTAGGAATAAAGATTTATAAAATAATTAATGTGTTAGGAACTTCATATTTTTTGATGATGCTCAAAACAAAACAAGTGCAGTCCGGGAATCCCATTTATAGCTTGTTTATTTACAAAGTATTTGCTACTCCACCTTTGGGTAACTCACAAAATGTTACTGATTCATTAATTATTTCATATATAGGGATTTCAATTTTAGTGTATCTTCAATATAAAGACAATCTTAATGTAAGATTCTACAAGTTTCTTCTTGTTAGTACTGCTGTTATTGGGACTATGCAGTTGTACATAGGAATTTCTAAAACAGCTTTTTTGTCATTATGTTTGTTGATATTTTTCTTACTAATAGGGTACTTGATATACAAGGAAAAGAGCATATTATACTTAGGTTGTATATTGATTTTTATTAATTCGTTAATATTATTACTAAATCCATTTAATATTCGTAATGCAGTAACTGAAAGATTTTCAGTTCTTACAACTCTTAAGCTATCGAGGGTAGAGGAACAAAAAACACAAAGAGAGGATGTTTCTATCACGAGCAGATTAGAGCTATGGAAGGAAGCTTTGAAGATTTTTGAAAATCACAAAGTTTGTGGAAGCGGCTATAGGAGCAATAAAGCACTATATTTGAGGAAATACAAAGTAGATAATCCTCACAATATTTACTTACAAACATTGTCAGAGTTAGGCATTATAGGTTTTACATTTTTAGTAAGTATAATTATAGGTTGGCTATTATTAGCAATAAAAGCAATTAGGAAGAACCAATATATCCTTTTGTGTATCGGACTTATTTTTATATATTTCTTTAGAGGATTAAATGGATGGCAATTTGAAGAACTTGATATATGGCTATTAATGTTTTTAGCAATTTATCTTTATGTTAAATACTTTACTATAAAAATATACAAAGATAGGAGAACAGGGTATGAACGATGTAGTTGTTTTAATTCCTCATTATAA
- a CDS encoding glycosyltransferase: protein MNDVVVLIPHYNNIEGLKKSIASINDDVDILIVDDGSFSKPTEEELRDLCVNPRVQIEIIYLKKNQGIEHALNAGLKTVYQKGYKFIARLDAGDECLPYRFSVQKQFLEYNPEIYLVGSWAEVVEENRVSYILKKPTDYKTIKKLIFVNNTFIHPAVMFRREVIDEVGFYPEKYKYAEDYAYFFKITKKFKCANIDKPLIRYTLGESNISWKYYKKQLKSRIKIIWDNKALNPYWFYGLIRNIFLLIVPKQFIEKLKKILFTLLTNKEYKKANF from the coding sequence ATGAACGATGTAGTTGTTTTAATTCCTCATTATAACAACATAGAAGGATTAAAAAAATCAATAGCTTCAATTAATGACGATGTTGATATTTTGATAGTTGACGATGGAAGCTTTAGTAAACCTACAGAAGAAGAACTAAGGGACCTTTGTGTAAATCCGCGTGTACAAATAGAAATAATTTATTTAAAAAAGAATCAAGGAATTGAACATGCACTAAATGCAGGATTAAAAACAGTTTATCAAAAGGGATATAAGTTTATTGCAAGATTAGATGCGGGGGATGAGTGTTTACCTTATCGATTTAGCGTTCAAAAACAATTTTTAGAATATAACCCGGAAATATATTTAGTTGGTAGTTGGGCTGAGGTGGTTGAAGAAAATAGAGTGAGTTATATTCTAAAAAAACCTACAGATTATAAAACTATAAAAAAGCTTATATTTGTAAATAACACCTTTATTCATCCAGCGGTAATGTTTAGACGAGAGGTAATTGACGAGGTGGGTTTTTACCCTGAAAAATATAAATATGCCGAGGATTATGCATATTTCTTTAAAATTACAAAAAAATTTAAATGTGCAAATATTGATAAACCTTTGATACGTTATACTTTGGGAGAAAGTAATATTTCGTGGAAATATTATAAAAAACAATTAAAATCTAGAATAAAAATTATATGGGACAACAAGGCATTAAATCCTTATTGGTTTTATGGTTTAATTAGAAACATTTTTCTGCTCATAGTACCTAAGCAGTTTATTGAAAAGTTAAAAAAGATTTTATTTACATTATTGACAAATAAAGAATATAAAAAAGCTAATTTTTAA
- a CDS encoding flippase translates to MSIQRNYIYNVIYQCISLVIPFATIPYIARVLGPLNLGITAYTNSIVQYFTLIASLGVGLYGTRQIAYVKENKERRSKVFCGIFYTKTIVAVVVYFVFLIFVILTGKQYFSVFMLQSIYIISAILDISWLYTGMERFDKLMIRNIIVRITGVILVFLIVKERSDLIKYIFIGVISELVGQLIMWLQIKKYVSFTFVNFSTIKEHFLSMCKLYIPQFIIQVYTVFDRTIIGISTYKEEVAYFDLAKKLINMLIIFPTSLGTVMLPKISFLVENNKNEVIKIYLHRTIEFMFYTSLPMFLGLIIVSDNLVRWLYGYNFYKSAILIKIMAPTIFFISISNVIGIQFMVPYKKERELTISVFAGAIMSILSNVVLVFWLKSIGAAISFLLTEATVTIIQIAYTRNIWEYKYIIRMLLKYFIISITMVFILILIDVFIKIENFTAIFVQVIIGFLFYILSNVVLESEIQRDVFSQIKKFLRRSKNEI, encoded by the coding sequence ATGAGTATTCAAAGAAACTATATTTACAATGTTATATATCAGTGTATTTCTCTCGTGATTCCTTTTGCTACAATACCTTATATTGCGAGGGTTTTAGGGCCTCTTAATTTGGGAATTACTGCATATACCAATTCAATCGTTCAATATTTTACTCTTATTGCTTCCTTGGGGGTAGGATTATATGGAACTAGACAAATAGCATATGTAAAGGAAAATAAAGAAAGAAGAAGTAAAGTTTTTTGTGGTATATTTTACACAAAAACTATAGTAGCAGTAGTGGTATATTTTGTATTTTTAATATTTGTAATTCTGACTGGTAAGCAATATTTTTCTGTTTTTATGTTACAGTCAATCTATATAATATCAGCAATACTTGATATTTCTTGGCTTTATACAGGTATGGAAAGATTTGATAAGTTAATGATAAGAAATATTATTGTAAGAATAACAGGGGTAATTTTAGTTTTTTTGATTGTAAAGGAAAGGAGTGATCTTATTAAATATATTTTTATAGGTGTTATTTCAGAGTTAGTAGGTCAATTAATTATGTGGTTACAAATAAAGAAATATGTGAGTTTTACTTTTGTCAATTTCTCAACTATAAAGGAACATTTTCTATCTATGTGCAAATTATATATACCTCAATTTATTATTCAAGTCTATACAGTATTTGATAGAACTATTATCGGAATATCAACCTATAAAGAAGAAGTAGCTTATTTTGATTTAGCTAAAAAATTAATAAATATGTTAATAATTTTTCCAACTTCGTTGGGAACCGTAATGTTGCCAAAAATTTCTTTTTTAGTTGAAAATAATAAAAATGAAGTAATAAAAATATACTTACATAGAACAATAGAGTTTATGTTTTATACATCTTTGCCTATGTTTTTGGGTCTTATTATAGTTTCTGATAATTTAGTCAGATGGTTGTATGGATATAATTTTTATAAGAGTGCAATTTTAATAAAAATAATGGCACCAACAATATTTTTTATTTCGATTAGTAATGTAATAGGTATTCAATTTATGGTTCCTTATAAAAAAGAAAGGGAATTAACAATTTCTGTTTTTGCAGGTGCGATTATGAGTATATTATCTAATGTAGTTCTTGTATTTTGGCTTAAATCAATTGGTGCAGCTATTTCGTTTTTGCTAACTGAAGCTACAGTTACGATTATTCAAATTGCGTATACAAGAAATATTTGGGAATATAAATATATAATTCGCATGTTGCTTAAATATTTTATTATCTCCATTACAATGGTATTTATCTTGATACTTATCGACGTTTTTATTAAAATAGAAAACTTTACTGCAATATTTGTTCAGGTAATAATAGGTTTCTTATTTTATATATTATCCAATGTAGTTCTCGAAAGTGAGATTCAAAGAGATGTTTTTTCGCAAATAAAGAAATTTCTTAGGAGGTCTAAAAATGAGATTTGA
- the glf gene encoding UDP-galactopyranose mutase, translating to MRFEYVVVGAGFAGCTIAERIANVLNKKVLIIEKRNHIGGNAYDYYNEDGILVHKYGPHIFHTNNKIVWDYLSNFTKWRLYQHRVLAYVDGKYVPFPINLDTINILYNKNFSSEDFKLFLETVRKKSEKITNSKDVVTSQIGEELYEKFFQWYTKKQWDIFPDELSPEVTARIPVRFNRDDRYFTDRYQGVPEYGYTRLFENLIDSKNIHILLNTDYKEVINEIKFEKLIYTGPIDYFFDYKYGKLPYRSIRFEFETLSCEYYQPVATVNYPNDYDFTRITEFKHITGQIHPKTTIVKEYPTSEGEPYYPIPQNENYEIYRLYEKEARMLTNIYFVGRLASYKYYNMDKVVEEALKLFEKIKFTS from the coding sequence ATGAGATTTGAATATGTTGTAGTAGGAGCAGGTTTTGCTGGGTGTACTATAGCAGAGAGAATTGCGAATGTGCTAAATAAAAAGGTTTTAATAATAGAAAAAAGAAACCATATAGGTGGAAATGCCTACGATTATTATAATGAAGATGGAATACTTGTCCACAAGTATGGTCCGCATATTTTTCATACAAACAACAAGATTGTATGGGATTATCTATCGAATTTTACAAAATGGAGATTGTATCAACATAGGGTTTTAGCATATGTAGATGGTAAGTATGTGCCATTTCCAATCAATTTAGATACAATAAATATCTTATATAATAAAAATTTTTCATCAGAAGATTTTAAACTTTTTTTAGAAACAGTCAGAAAAAAAAGTGAGAAAATTACTAATTCAAAAGATGTGGTTACGAGTCAAATTGGAGAAGAATTATATGAAAAGTTTTTTCAATGGTATACCAAAAAACAATGGGATATTTTTCCAGATGAATTATCACCAGAGGTAACAGCTAGAATTCCTGTTCGTTTCAATAGAGATGATAGATATTTTACAGACAGATATCAAGGAGTACCTGAATATGGTTATACAAGGTTATTTGAGAATTTGATAGACAGTAAAAATATCCATATATTATTAAATACCGATTATAAGGAAGTGATAAATGAAATTAAATTTGAGAAATTAATTTATACTGGACCAATTGATTATTTTTTTGATTATAAATATGGTAAACTGCCATATAGGTCTATTAGGTTTGAATTTGAAACTTTGTCTTGCGAATATTATCAACCTGTTGCTACAGTAAATTATCCTAATGATTATGATTTTACAAGGATTACTGAGTTTAAGCATATTACAGGACAAATACATCCGAAAACTACAATAGTAAAGGAATATCCAACTTCTGAGGGAGAGCCTTATTATCCTATACCTCAGAATGAGAATTATGAAATTTATAGATTATATGAGAAAGAAGCCCGAATGTTAACAAATATTTATTTTGTAGGTAGACTTGCGAGCTATAAATACTATAATATGGATAAAGTTGTTGAAGAGGCCTTAAAGTTATTTGAAAAAATAAAATTTACATCTTAA
- a CDS encoding undecaprenyl-phosphate glucose phosphotransferase codes for MHDLERLYNKLSKIIDVVSILLSFYIAWFIRFEMTLIPSTDHLGFESYMTVMAFYIIFYFLISIVFKMDLDSFQIDAFKLVYKVIRTNVLTVVFVMTIFYIMKLVDYSRIFLITYAVINSVLSLCLRTELKNFLTKRQKKFFSQETVLFIGQNDEVNKIVDYFKINNYFTIIGFLDDTNPEAIGKVSELENVLNKYHVDEIIICLKLEEYNKIPYIIDISEKYGIRTYIVPDYFRYIPSKARVEELRGIPLINIRYSPLDEWTNRFVKRAFDIFVSLIGLIVCLPLFIIIAILIKLTSKGPILFTQERVGYNRRVFKMHKFRTMYVQDPDEEKVRWTTKDDPRRTPIGKILRRLSLDELPQLWDVLVGNMSLVGPRPERPYFVEKFKEEIPKYMIKHRVRPGITGWAQIHGLRGDTSIEERIKYDIWYIENWSFWLDIKIILATIFGGKFMENAY; via the coding sequence ATGCATGATTTAGAAAGATTATACAATAAACTATCAAAAATAATTGATGTTGTTAGTATTCTTTTATCTTTTTATATTGCGTGGTTTATAAGGTTTGAGATGACATTAATTCCGAGTACTGATCATTTAGGATTTGAAAGTTATATGACGGTAATGGCATTTTATATCATTTTTTATTTTTTAATATCAATTGTTTTTAAAATGGATTTAGACAGTTTTCAGATTGACGCATTTAAGTTAGTATACAAAGTTATAAGAACTAATGTTTTAACTGTTGTTTTTGTTATGACTATATTTTACATTATGAAGTTAGTAGATTATTCAAGGATATTCTTAATTACTTATGCAGTTATTAATTCAGTACTGAGTTTATGCCTAAGAACTGAATTAAAGAATTTTCTAACTAAAAGACAAAAAAAATTTTTTTCACAAGAGACTGTTCTTTTTATTGGACAAAATGATGAAGTAAATAAGATAGTTGATTATTTTAAGATAAATAATTACTTTACTATAATAGGATTTTTGGATGATACAAATCCAGAAGCCATTGGAAAGGTCTCTGAACTCGAAAATGTTCTCAATAAATACCATGTCGATGAAATCATAATTTGTTTGAAACTTGAAGAATACAATAAAATTCCATATATTATAGACATATCAGAAAAATATGGTATAAGAACATACATAGTGCCTGATTATTTTCGTTATATTCCTTCCAAAGCAAGAGTGGAAGAACTAAGGGGAATTCCGCTTATAAACATTAGATACTCACCTTTAGATGAGTGGACAAATAGATTTGTCAAAAGGGCATTTGACATTTTTGTATCATTAATTGGTCTGATTGTTTGTCTTCCTTTATTCATAATCATAGCAATTTTAATAAAATTAACATCTAAAGGGCCAATTTTGTTTACCCAGGAAAGAGTAGGCTATAACAGACGCGTTTTCAAAATGCACAAGTTCAGAACCATGTATGTTCAAGACCCTGATGAAGAGAAAGTAAGATGGACAACAAAAGACGACCCAAGAAGAACCCCAATTGGTAAGATATTAAGAAGGCTTTCTTTAGATGAGCTTCCACAGCTATGGGATGTTCTTGTTGGCAATATGAGCCTTGTTGGACCAAGGCCAGAAAGACCATATTTTGTTGAAAAGTTTAAAGAAGAAATTCCGAAATATATGATAAAGCACCGTGTGCGTCCAGGAATTACTGGCTGGGCTCAGATTCATGGACTCAGAGGAGATACTTCAATTGAAGAGAGAATAAAATATGATATTTGGTACATAGAAAATTGGTCTTTCTGGCTTGATATAAAAATAATTCTGGCAACCATCTTTGGTGGCAAGTTTATGGAGAATGCGTACTGA